A window from Poecile atricapillus isolate bPoeAtr1 unplaced genomic scaffold, bPoeAtr1.hap1 scaffold_225, whole genome shotgun sequence encodes these proteins:
- the LOC131574308 gene encoding SAP domain-containing ribonucleoprotein-like — translation MAAEPVELHKLKLAELKQECLARGLEAKGNKQDLIHRLQAYLEEHAEEEPNEEDVLGEEIEEEEPKAPEPPVKVEEAPVKTPDVIQEKKVVKISSEISQMERMQKRAERFNVPVSLESKKAARAARFGLATIPTKGLSADSKPTINLEKLKERAQRFGLNVSSLSKKSEEDEKLKKRKERFGIVTGAGAAEDSEAKKRKRAERFGIV, via the exons ATGGCGGCGGAGCCGGTGGAGCTGCACAAGCTGAAG ctggcagagctgaagcAGGAGTGCCTGGCCCGGGGTTTGGAAGCCAAAGGCAACAAACAGGACCTGATCCATCGGCTCCAGGCATACCTGGAGGAACACG ctgagGAAGAGCCCAACGAGGAGGATGTGCTGGGAGAAGAGATTGag GAGGAGGAGCCGAAGGCGCCGGAGCCGCCCGTGAAGGTGGAGGAGGCGCCGGTGAAGACGCCTGACGT gatcCAGGAGAAGAAAGTGGTGAAAATCTCCTCAGAAATCTCCCAGATGGAG cGGATGCAGAAGCGAGCCGAGCGTTTCAACGTTCCCGTCAGCCTCGAGAGCAAGaaggcggcgcgggcggcgcg GTTCGGCTTGGCCACAATTCCCACCAAAG ggCTCTCGGCAGACTCCAAACCCACG ATAAACCTGGAAAAGCTCAAGGAAAGGGCCCAGAGGTTCGGCCTCAACGTCTCCTCCCTCTCCAAGAAG AGCGAGGAGGACGAGAAGCtcaagaagaggaaggaaaggttCGGGATCGTCACCGGGGCCGGAGCCGCCGAGGACTCCGAG GCAAAGAAGCGGAAAAGGGCGGAAAGGTTTGGGATCGTCTGA
- the LOC131574306 gene encoding uncharacterized protein LOC131574306: MEQPRYRDPAGSGPGGGSGTAWNGTGGHPRAAPAGTGTGTAGEEEEESGEREPSVTGPGSVPRTGSVPGPRSVPSTGSVPGPPSVTGPGSVPRTGSVPKTGSVPSPGSVPSPGSVPNTGSVPRTGSVPSTGSVPSTGSVPNTGSVPGTGSVPRTGSVPRTGSVPGPGSVPNTGSVPGPGSVPNTGSVPIPGSVPSPPSVPNPGSVPNPGSVPNTGSVPGPGSVPIPGSVPIPGSVPISGTVPIPGSVPIPGSVPKPQSVPTPGSVPSPGSVPTPGTVPTPGGRCGCRCPPAAPPSPSRDIPCGLGCRHRGPPENNGDPRRSRRRPRQRPEEHDREPGDSGRGHRGSLGVARAGVALCLRLLGALLALLLLFLLLLLGGLRSLLRGGSAGLRRCRELLGERWGRSGVTEGEVTRLVAMAEVTEEELDPFRVLGVENTATDSELRRAYRRLAVLVHPDKSRDPRAEAAFKVLRAGWERVSSPERRREYETKQLAQEELSRALGAFLGRLQEELRDAVDNMGCTRCGGRHRRFQLSRDPRCGRRCAACGGWHRAEDGDLWAESSLLGLKVTYLACMERHVYDVTEWAGCQRVPISPDSHRVPYHLSFSTRTAPPAGRHRAPPKGSPPSPSDPQHFLARLFQGNPAWGEPGGAFPTPPDPAGPPQPQGGPPRGDTKHKRRKKGRRPLPR, encoded by the exons ATGGAGCAGCCCCGGTACCGGGACCCggccgggagcggccccgggggAGGCTCCGGCACCGCCTGGAACGGGACCGGCGGCCACCCCCGGGCTGCCCCcgccggcaccggcaccggaaCGGcgggcgaggaggaggaggagagcggCGAGCGGGAACCGAGCGTCACCGGCCCCGGGAGTGTCCCCAGAACCGGGAGTGTCCCCGGTCCCCGGAGTGTCCCCAGCACCGGGAGTGTCCCCGGTCCCCCGAGCGTCACCGGCCCCGGGAGTGTCCCCAGAACCGGGAGTGTCCCCAAGACCgggagtgtccccagccccgggagtgtccccagccccgggagTGTCCCCAACACCGGGAGTGTCCCCAGAACCGGGAGTGTCCCCAGCACCGGGAGTGTCCCCAGCACCGGGAGTGTCCCCAACACCGGGAGTGTCCCCGGAACCGGGAGTGTCCCCAGAACCGGGAGTGTCCCCAGAACCGGGAGTGTCCCCGGTCCCGGGAGTGTCCCCAACACCGGGAGTGTCCCCGGCCCCGGGAGTGTCCCCAATACCggcagtgtccccatccccggcagtgtccccagccccccgagtgtccccaaccccggcagtgtccccaaccccggCAGTGTCCCCAACACCGGGAGTGTCCCCGGTCCCggcagtgtccccatccccggcagtgtccccatccccgggaGTGTCCCCATCTCCGGgactgtccccatccccggcagtgtccccatccccggcAGTGTCCCCAAGCCTCAGAGTGTCCCCACCCccggcagtgtccccagccccggcagTGTCCCCACCCCCGGGACTGTCCCCACCCCCGGTGGTCGCTGCGGCTGCCGGTGCCCCCCGGCCGCTCCCCCGAGCCCCTCCCGGGACATCCCGTGCGGCCTCGGCTGCCGCCACCGGGGACCCCCGGAGAACAACGGCGACCCCCGGAGATCGCGACGGCGACCGCGACAACGCCCGGAGGAGCACGACCGGGAAccgggggacagcgggaggggacaccgggggtcCCTCGGGGTGGCCCGGGCGGGGGTCGCGCTGTGCCTGCGGCTGCTCGGggctctcctggctctgctcctcctcttcctcctcctcctcctcggggggCTCCGCTCTTTGCTCCGCGGGGGCTCCGCGGGGCTCCGCCGCTGCCGGGAGCTGTTGGGCGAGCGCTGGGGTCGCTCCGGTGTCACCGAGGGGGAGGTGACACGTTTGGTGGCCATGGCCGAGGTGACCGAGGAGGAGCTGGACCCGTTCCGGGTGCTCGGTGTGGAAAACACGGCCACCGACAGCGAACTGCGCCGGGCGTACCGGAGACTGGCCGTGCTG GTGCACCCCGATAAGAGCCGAGACCCCCGAGCAGAGGCGGCGTTCAAGGTGCTGAGGGCGGGATGGGAGAGGGTGAGCAGCCCCGAGAGGCGCCGCGAGTATGAGAC gaagCAGCTGGCGCAGGAGGAGCTGTCGCGGGCGCTGGGAGCGTTCCTGGGgcggctgcaggaggagctcagGGACGCCGTGGACAACATGGGCTGCACCCGCTGCGGGGGACGGCAccg gCGGTTCCAGCTGTCGCGGGACCCTCGCTGTGGCCGGCGCTGCGCCGCGTGCGGGGGGTGGCACCGGGCCGAGGACGGGGACCTGTGGGCAGAGTCCAGCCTGCTCGGCCTCAAGGTCACCTACCTGGCCTGCATGGAGCGCCACGTCTACGATGTCACCG agTGGGCTGGCTGCCAGCGTGTCCCCATCTCCCCGGACAGTCACCGTGTCCCCTATCACCTGTCCTTCAGCACCAGGACAGCCCCGCCCGCCGGGCGCCACCG gGCCCCCCCTAAGGGcagccccccctcccccagcGACCCCCAGCATTTCCTGGCTCGCCTTTTCCAAGGAAACCCGGCCTGGGGGGAACCCGGGGGGGCTTTTCCCACCCCCCCCGACCCCgcgggacccccccagccccaggggggTCCCCCCAGGGGGGACACCAAGCacaagaggaggaagaaggggcGACGGCCCCTGCCTCGCTGA